A genomic window from Pseudogulbenkiania sp. MAI-1 includes:
- a CDS encoding GNAT family N-acetyltransferase, protein MIELKTIRHNSPEYLVAIALRDAILRRPLGLSFSAEQLQAEFDSHHLGCYVDGQLVACLLLKPINASRVQMRQVAVVGESQGQGLGRRLVAYSEEVARQHGFREMWLHARESAVPFYERLGYRKVGERFIEVTIPHWEMIKAL, encoded by the coding sequence CTGGTTGCCATCGCCTTGCGCGACGCCATCCTGCGCCGGCCGCTGGGGCTGAGTTTCAGTGCCGAGCAGTTGCAGGCGGAGTTCGACTCGCATCACCTTGGCTGTTATGTCGACGGGCAGCTGGTCGCCTGCCTGTTGCTGAAACCGATCAACGCCAGTCGGGTGCAAATGCGGCAAGTCGCCGTGGTCGGGGAGAGCCAGGGGCAGGGCCTTGGCCGCCGTTTGGTGGCGTACTCGGAAGAAGTCGCCCGCCAGCATGGCTTCCGGGAAATGTGGCTGCACGCGCGGGAGAGCGCCGTCCCGTTTTATGAGCGGCTCGGTTACCGCAAGGTGGGTGAGCGCTTCATCGAGGTGACGATTCCGCATTGGGAGATGATCAAGGCCTTGTGA
- a CDS encoding PLP-dependent aminotransferase family protein, with the protein METLASATLTLYQQLAEDLSLAISRGTLPPGSRLPSVRRTAESRRLSLNTVVAAYRVLEDRGLIEARPQSGYYVRSRLPLPARRTAQAAGPARGTDGAVLDLIGASLKAQQTPGYIDMALACPRGGEFYPGAKLARLMGQLLRKNPGLVSTYALPPGSERLRTQIARRGLELGMALQPDDIILTHGCMEALQLALRAVTRHGDTVGIESPTYFNLLPLFASLGLKAVEIPTDPQQGLSLDALELLLAEGRLNALIAMPNVHNPLGCTMSLENKKRLAALVNRYRVPLIEDALYAELQFADSLQPAVKAFDRDGWVIVCASYTKTLAPDFRVGWLEGGRFTESIRKLKFATSIAEPLVLSETLGLFLESGGYDHHLRALKRRYAVHVDKVRSLIADHFPAGTRATRPSGGFLLWVELPEQCDTVALFHAAITERISISPGPLYSPSGRYRNALRLSCCQPLDERYLTALARVGELATQLAGG; encoded by the coding sequence ATGGAAACGCTCGCTTCGGCCACTCTCACCCTGTACCAGCAACTGGCGGAAGACCTGTCGCTGGCGATCAGCCGCGGCACGCTGCCGCCCGGCTCGCGCCTGCCGTCGGTGCGGCGCACCGCCGAGAGCCGCCGCCTCAGCCTCAACACCGTGGTGGCGGCCTACCGCGTGCTGGAAGATCGGGGTCTGATCGAAGCGCGGCCGCAATCGGGCTACTACGTGCGCTCGCGCCTGCCGCTGCCGGCGCGCCGCACCGCTCAGGCCGCCGGCCCGGCGCGCGGCACCGACGGCGCGGTGCTCGACCTGATCGGCGCCTCGCTCAAGGCGCAGCAGACGCCCGGCTATATCGACATGGCGCTGGCCTGCCCACGCGGCGGCGAGTTCTACCCCGGCGCCAAGCTGGCGCGGCTGATGGGCCAATTGCTGCGCAAGAACCCCGGCCTGGTCAGCACCTACGCGCTGCCGCCCGGCTCGGAACGGCTGCGCACCCAGATCGCCCGGCGCGGGCTGGAGCTGGGCATGGCGCTGCAGCCGGACGACATCATCCTCACCCACGGCTGCATGGAGGCGCTGCAACTGGCGTTACGTGCCGTCACCCGCCACGGCGACACCGTCGGTATCGAATCGCCGACCTACTTCAACCTGCTGCCGCTGTTCGCCAGCCTCGGGCTGAAGGCGGTGGAGATCCCCACCGACCCGCAGCAGGGGCTGTCGCTCGACGCGCTGGAACTGCTGCTGGCCGAGGGCCGCCTCAACGCCCTCATCGCCATGCCCAACGTGCACAATCCGCTGGGCTGCACCATGTCGCTGGAAAACAAGAAACGGCTGGCGGCGCTGGTGAACCGGTACCGCGTGCCGCTGATCGAGGACGCGCTGTACGCCGAACTGCAGTTCGCGGACTCGCTGCAGCCGGCGGTGAAGGCCTTCGACCGCGACGGCTGGGTGATCGTCTGCGCCAGCTACACCAAGACGCTGGCGCCCGATTTCCGCGTCGGCTGGCTGGAGGGCGGCCGCTTCACCGAGTCCATCCGCAAGCTGAAATTCGCCACCTCGATCGCCGAGCCGCTGGTGCTGAGCGAGACCTTGGGGCTGTTCCTGGAATCGGGTGGCTACGACCACCACCTGCGCGCGCTCAAACGCCGCTACGCCGTCCACGTCGACAAGGTGCGATCGCTGATCGCCGACCACTTTCCCGCCGGCACCCGCGCCACCCGCCCCTCCGGCGGCTTCCTGCTGTGGGTGGAACTGCCGGAGCAGTGCGACACGGTGGCGCTGTTCCACGCCGCCATCACCGAGCGCATCAGCATCTCCCCCGGCCCGCTCTACTCACCCAGCGGGCGCTACCGCAATGCCTTGCGGCTATCGTGCTGCCAGCCGCTGGACGAGCGCTACCTTACGGCGCTGGCGCGGGTGGGCGAACTGGCGACGCAGCTGGCGGGGGGCTGA